In Deltaproteobacteria bacterium, a single genomic region encodes these proteins:
- a CDS encoding helix-turn-helix transcriptional regulator, producing the protein MDLSAVQLGRTQVAFTRPATLPGVSVGQFRSDGHLFTCVTDRYACALHSSGESEWSLRGKRWSSRPGTVDLKVPGEVFAEHARRGMRRFQVVLFDARVVDEARATLGATVAPPRYNALPCDDPRVAPLAALHRALEGAVMRSEASVEALEALSCDALRALCELTSEHREPSRPRSAWTSAVKRARALLDERFTETISLEFLAAHARLDKFRLCRAFRNEVGLPPHAYVTHRRIGLAGALLARGVPQAEVAAQVGLYDQSQLHRHFKRIAGVTPGAYVRAMR; encoded by the coding sequence ATGGACCTCTCGGCCGTGCAGCTCGGGCGCACCCAGGTCGCGTTCACGCGTCCCGCGACGCTTCCCGGTGTCAGCGTGGGGCAGTTCCGCAGCGACGGGCATCTGTTCACCTGCGTGACCGATCGCTACGCGTGCGCGCTGCACTCGAGCGGCGAGTCCGAGTGGTCGCTGCGAGGCAAGCGGTGGTCCAGTCGCCCCGGCACCGTCGATCTCAAGGTGCCCGGAGAGGTGTTCGCCGAGCATGCGCGACGCGGCATGCGACGCTTCCAGGTGGTGCTGTTCGACGCGCGCGTGGTCGACGAGGCGCGGGCGACCCTCGGCGCCACGGTGGCGCCTCCCCGGTACAACGCGCTCCCCTGCGACGATCCCCGCGTCGCACCGCTCGCGGCGCTGCATCGCGCCCTCGAGGGCGCAGTCATGCGCAGCGAAGCCAGCGTGGAAGCGCTCGAAGCCCTGAGCTGCGATGCCTTGCGGGCGCTGTGCGAGCTGACCTCCGAGCACCGCGAGCCGTCGCGCCCACGCAGCGCCTGGACCAGCGCGGTGAAGCGTGCGCGCGCGCTGCTCGACGAGCGCTTCACCGAGACCATCTCGCTCGAGTTTCTGGCCGCCCACGCACGACTCGACAAGTTCCGGCTCTGCCGTGCCTTCCGCAACGAGGTCGGGCTGCCGCCGCACGCCTACGTGACGCATCGCCGCATCGGCCTCGCCGGCGCCTTGCTCGCGCGCGGCGTGCCGCAGGCCGAGGTCGCGGCGCAGGTCGGGCTGTACGATCAGAGCCAGCTGCACCGGCACTTCAAACGCATCGCGGGTGTGACCCCCGGCGCCTACGTCCGAGCGATGCGCTGA
- a CDS encoding RNA polymerase sigma factor, whose protein sequence is MPTVSTLCFALAPIASRAEPRDPADAPLTAKRVDSPATMGDMRATTAALYREHRVAIARQIRALVQDDAAVDDLVAETFLRAHRSIGSFDGRSAVGTWLHGIAINVARTHLSKRVRRRHIDARRVDTEPPGPTPPDEELSARRALERFREAVRDLPDALREAFVLRVIEQRSWQDAAVLLQVPISTLYGRVAKAEAQVRAAVSGGDDV, encoded by the coding sequence GTGCCGACCGTGTCCACCCTGTGCTTCGCGCTCGCCCCCATCGCGTCGCGAGCCGAGCCGCGTGATCCAGCCGACGCGCCGCTGACGGCCAAGCGCGTGGACTCACCGGCGACGATGGGCGACATGCGGGCGACCACCGCGGCGCTCTACCGCGAGCACCGCGTCGCGATCGCTCGGCAGATCCGCGCGCTGGTCCAGGACGATGCCGCGGTCGACGACCTCGTCGCGGAGACCTTCCTGCGGGCCCATCGTTCGATCGGGAGCTTCGATGGCCGCTCGGCGGTGGGCACATGGCTGCACGGCATCGCGATCAACGTCGCACGCACGCACCTCTCGAAACGCGTGCGTCGGCGCCACATCGATGCGCGGCGTGTCGACACCGAGCCGCCCGGCCCGACGCCGCCCGACGAGGAACTCTCGGCACGGCGTGCGCTCGAGCGCTTCCGCGAGGCCGTGCGCGACCTGCCCGACGCGCTGCGCGAGGCCTTCGTGCTGCGGGTGATCGAGCAGCGCTCCTGGCAGGATGCAGCGGTGCTGCTGCAGGTGCCGATCTCCACCTTGTACGGGCGCGTCGCCAAGGCCGAGGCTCAGGTGCGCGCGGCCGTCAGCGGAGGCGACGATGTCTGA
- a CDS encoding DUF1585 domain-containing protein: protein MTKTKPRPQRRSLRARLDARGRSRHHARARTGGLALVLCTAAMAFASTALARPTVPQQFCEVYPEHPECNGALVTCELCHPSTDPVAWNQFGMSLLTALGGTPVEQGLADALHAIEDDDADGDGVINLEELLLGTNPGRADSLWLPPLAPEAGNDHYRLGEYDVGFAYRRAMVLYCGHSPDYDALSTIRALSDDDARARLHEDLAGCLDASWWRTTGLRELADPKVKPIQSVGADTEVVIAGFRVVLADYHWDYRLWRYLMSDDRDIRGLLTAQYHVVEDPQTGALSTIDGVIPTPDPTAIDGGQPLVPEHRAGMLTTQWFLMSNTMFSELPRTTAAQAYRAYLGMDISKHEGISPVAGEPSDIDDKGVGAPACAQCHSTLDPLAYAFAYYNGIVLEGMKTGIYVEERPSTLIPAWSDAPRTSMLLGQPVADVVQWGALAANSPSFRRAMTLTLFEHALGRGPMPDEHDDFDELARSLLDDGHSANRLIHRLVDTAAFGTP, encoded by the coding sequence ATGACGAAGACGAAACCTCGCCCGCAGCGACGCTCCCTGCGCGCGCGCCTCGACGCACGCGGGCGCTCGCGCCACCACGCCCGCGCGCGCACCGGCGGCCTGGCGCTGGTGCTCTGCACCGCGGCCATGGCGTTCGCGAGCACTGCACTCGCGCGTCCCACCGTGCCGCAGCAGTTCTGCGAGGTCTACCCCGAGCACCCCGAGTGCAACGGCGCGCTCGTCACCTGCGAGCTGTGCCACCCCTCGACCGACCCGGTGGCGTGGAACCAGTTCGGCATGTCGCTGTTGACCGCGCTCGGCGGTACGCCGGTCGAGCAGGGGCTCGCCGACGCCTTGCACGCGATCGAGGACGACGATGCCGACGGCGACGGGGTGATCAACCTCGAAGAACTCCTGCTCGGCACCAACCCCGGCCGCGCCGACTCGCTGTGGCTGCCACCGCTCGCGCCCGAGGCGGGCAACGACCACTACCGGCTCGGCGAGTACGACGTTGGGTTCGCCTACCGCCGCGCCATGGTGCTCTACTGCGGCCACTCGCCCGACTACGACGCGCTGTCGACGATCCGCGCGCTATCCGACGACGATGCCCGCGCGCGGCTGCACGAAGACCTCGCGGGGTGCCTCGATGCATCGTGGTGGCGGACCACCGGCCTGCGCGAGCTCGCGGATCCCAAGGTCAAGCCGATCCAGTCGGTCGGTGCCGACACCGAGGTCGTGATCGCCGGCTTCCGCGTGGTGCTGGCCGACTACCACTGGGACTACCGGCTGTGGCGCTACCTGATGAGCGACGACCGCGACATCCGCGGGCTGCTCACCGCGCAGTACCACGTGGTCGAAGATCCGCAGACCGGCGCGCTGTCGACGATAGATGGCGTGATCCCGACGCCGGACCCAACCGCGATCGACGGCGGGCAGCCGCTGGTGCCGGAGCATCGCGCCGGCATGCTGACCACGCAGTGGTTCCTGATGTCGAACACGATGTTCAGCGAGCTGCCACGCACGACCGCCGCCCAGGCCTACCGCGCGTACCTGGGCATGGACATCTCGAAGCACGAGGGCATCTCGCCGGTCGCGGGCGAGCCGAGCGACATCGACGACAAGGGCGTCGGTGCACCCGCGTGCGCGCAGTGCCACTCGACGCTCGACCCGCTGGCGTACGCGTTCGCCTACTACAACGGCATCGTCCTCGAGGGCATGAAGACCGGCATCTACGTCGAGGAGCGGCCGAGCACGCTGATCCCCGCGTGGAGTGACGCACCGCGCACGTCGATGCTGCTGGGCCAGCCGGTCGCCGATGTCGTGCAGTGGGGCGCGCTCGCGGCGAACAGCCCTTCGTTCCGCCGCGCGATGACGCTGACGCTGTTCGAGCACGCACTCGGCCGCGGGCCCATGCCCGACGAACACGACGACTTCGACGAGCTCGCGCGCTCGCTGCTCGACGACGGCCACTCGGCCAACCGCCTCATCCATCGCTTGGTCGACACCGCGGCCTTCGGGACCCCATGA
- a CDS encoding acyl-CoA thioesterase yields MRFFEAIHGVYFDDLDALQILHNSRYLLLFERTIGSFWTRTMGWGGVLSAAEDPDRYHLVRTNHIEYERPVTGVGEVRVRIWVEKLGRTSLTFGFRLLPMDEDVEYAHGSRVVVCIDAGSHRPTPWSDAFRRRIGPYLRDGGG; encoded by the coding sequence ATGCGATTCTTCGAGGCCATCCACGGCGTCTACTTCGACGATCTCGATGCACTGCAGATCCTGCACAACTCGCGCTACCTGCTGCTGTTCGAGCGCACGATCGGCTCGTTCTGGACCCGCACGATGGGCTGGGGCGGGGTGCTGTCGGCGGCGGAGGATCCCGATCGCTACCACCTCGTGCGCACCAACCACATCGAGTACGAGCGCCCAGTGACCGGCGTCGGCGAGGTGCGCGTGCGCATCTGGGTGGAGAAGCTCGGCCGCACCAGCCTCACCTTCGGCTTCCGTCTGCTGCCGATGGACGAGGACGTCGAGTACGCCCACGGCTCGCGCGTGGTGGTGTGCATCGATGCGGGCAGCCATCGACCGACGCCGTGGAGCGACGCGTTCCGCCGGCGGATCGGGCCCTATCTGCGCGACGGCGGCGGCTGA
- a CDS encoding sigma-70 family RNA polymerase sigma factor: MTTDFELLAAWRAGDVTAGSELFARHFAQVYGFFRSKLEYAAEDLTQETFLRCVEARDDFRGSASFRTYLFTIARNALYTHVVRKANQPKDPDFEVTSIEDLDDSPSAALAFQEDHKLLVHSLRRLPLELQVALELYYVQGLRGAELVEVLGLPPGTVRSRIRRALEQLRTNMARLSASRKPIRTTLTDLRRWAASVRAAPT; this comes from the coding sequence ATGACCACCGACTTCGAGCTGCTCGCGGCGTGGCGAGCAGGCGATGTCACGGCTGGCTCGGAGCTGTTCGCCCGTCACTTCGCGCAGGTCTATGGCTTCTTCCGCAGCAAGCTCGAGTATGCCGCCGAGGACCTCACGCAGGAGACCTTCCTGCGCTGCGTCGAGGCCCGCGATGACTTCCGCGGCTCGGCCAGCTTCCGCACGTACCTCTTCACGATCGCCCGCAATGCGCTCTACACCCACGTGGTCCGAAAGGCCAATCAGCCCAAGGACCCCGACTTCGAGGTGACCTCGATCGAGGACCTCGACGACTCGCCGAGCGCGGCGTTGGCGTTCCAGGAGGACCACAAGCTCCTGGTCCACTCGCTGCGCCGCCTGCCGCTCGAGCTGCAGGTCGCGCTCGAGCTGTACTACGTGCAGGGCCTCCGCGGCGCCGAGCTGGTCGAGGTGTTGGGCTTGCCGCCTGGCACCGTGCGCAGTCGGATCCGACGGGCGCTCGAACAGCTGCGCACCAACATGGCGCGGCTATCGGCGTCGCGGAAGCCGATTCGCACGACCCTCACCGACCTCCGCCGGTGGGCCGCGAGCGTGCGCGCGGCGCCGACGTAG
- a CDS encoding serine/threonine protein kinase, translating into MSCATTHGHHEGPPAAFEPGAAGASTLARALRVDAEDPEVARARAAIEARLLGGPRAASMIGRYIVVERLGAGGMGIVYAAYDPELDRKVALKLLFRRDAGDVDRERLVREAKAMAKLAHPNVVHVYDVGEHEGRIFIAMEYVRGSTLRAWARAERRTWREVLAVCLDAGEGLAAAHAAGIIHRDFKPDNVLIGEDGRARVLDFGLARSASEPTSPEREASEAPEAPSRSQRGTVTRTGAVLGTPGYIAPEQLRGAAPDVRGDQYSFCATVWEALAGALPRARAMAVGNDSTAVPLVSDPSGPAAPPRGAMPRWVERVLRRGLGEHARYPTLDALLRALRRDPAVRRVRLAVATAMLATVAGAFAIGLSARAPAAGDDPCGGGAERLGEAWSGDDRERAIVDVQSQPSDFAAELAPRLRTQLDEFASHWTAQYRDACLAHQRGEQSSALLDRRMTCLHRGRSAWGTVGRVLREVRVDDLPGVALAVGTLPDPDACGDLERLSGNEVPTSPRSRALAERLSAAQTEYVLGHAEVAHAQLESLLPEVRELDDPMLAAEALLTQGKALIDLRRRGDAAAVLGEAVRAALRADADELVVEAWGQQAWAVATGAQIEHTRIPEGREIITAIAERHGDSLATLSLYNNLAGVELAAGRRSLAQPLYERIRKLAPGVSGRAAQRTLAQALVGSMEFERDPAARARLGAEAVERMRAAAGDGHPRTLTVRRLALNYHESLDEVLKMVPPLCEDLRRLEGQRGRNLAECERFRVVLHVLARDHAAAMAAARRWLAALPSDGQALPAAYVALLRGDAVTAEQGFAALAKPLEAESRRPWWSDAELGELEAAIGCARRAQGRGDEETYFERALHHLGGDGQREVSGHGRWMIRFATALRDGEFCRPRG; encoded by the coding sequence ATGAGTTGCGCAACGACGCACGGCCACCACGAGGGCCCGCCCGCGGCATTCGAGCCCGGGGCCGCTGGCGCATCCACGTTGGCCCGCGCGCTGCGGGTCGATGCCGAGGATCCCGAGGTCGCCCGCGCGCGAGCGGCCATCGAGGCGCGGCTGCTCGGGGGGCCCCGCGCCGCGTCGATGATCGGGCGCTACATCGTGGTCGAGCGGCTCGGTGCCGGTGGCATGGGCATCGTGTACGCGGCCTACGATCCCGAGCTCGATCGAAAGGTCGCGCTCAAGCTGCTGTTCCGGCGCGACGCGGGCGACGTGGATCGCGAGCGGTTGGTGCGCGAGGCCAAGGCCATGGCCAAGCTCGCGCACCCGAACGTCGTCCACGTCTACGACGTGGGCGAGCACGAGGGGCGCATCTTCATTGCGATGGAGTACGTGCGCGGCAGCACCCTGCGCGCGTGGGCGCGGGCGGAGCGACGGACCTGGCGAGAGGTGCTCGCGGTGTGCCTCGACGCCGGCGAGGGGCTCGCGGCGGCCCACGCCGCCGGCATCATCCATCGCGACTTCAAGCCCGACAACGTGTTGATCGGTGAGGACGGGCGCGCCCGCGTGCTCGACTTCGGTCTCGCCCGCAGCGCGAGCGAGCCGACCTCGCCGGAGCGCGAAGCGTCGGAGGCACCGGAGGCACCGTCGCGATCGCAGCGCGGCACCGTCACGCGCACGGGGGCGGTGTTGGGCACGCCGGGGTACATCGCGCCCGAGCAGCTGCGTGGCGCGGCGCCGGATGTCCGCGGGGACCAGTACTCGTTCTGTGCGACCGTGTGGGAGGCGCTGGCCGGCGCGCTGCCGCGGGCACGGGCGATGGCCGTCGGCAACGATTCGACGGCGGTCCCGCTGGTGTCGGATCCGTCCGGCCCCGCTGCGCCACCGCGCGGTGCGATGCCTCGGTGGGTCGAGCGCGTGCTGCGACGCGGGCTCGGTGAACACGCGCGTTACCCCACGCTCGATGCACTGTTGCGGGCGCTGCGTCGCGATCCGGCGGTGCGGCGGGTGCGTCTCGCGGTTGCGACCGCGATGCTCGCGACGGTCGCCGGCGCGTTCGCGATCGGGCTCTCGGCGCGCGCGCCCGCGGCGGGCGACGACCCCTGCGGCGGCGGAGCCGAGCGCCTGGGTGAGGCGTGGTCCGGCGATGATCGCGAGCGAGCGATCGTCGACGTGCAGTCCCAGCCGAGCGACTTCGCGGCCGAGCTCGCGCCGCGTCTGCGCACGCAGCTCGACGAGTTCGCATCGCACTGGACGGCCCAGTATCGCGACGCGTGCCTGGCCCACCAGCGGGGCGAGCAGTCGTCGGCGCTGCTCGACCGACGGATGACCTGTCTGCATCGCGGACGCAGTGCATGGGGCACCGTCGGTCGCGTGCTCCGAGAGGTGCGGGTCGATGATCTCCCCGGTGTCGCGCTCGCGGTCGGCACCCTGCCGGACCCGGACGCCTGCGGCGATCTCGAGCGGCTGTCGGGCAACGAGGTGCCGACGTCCCCGCGGTCGCGCGCGCTCGCGGAGCGACTGAGCGCGGCCCAGACCGAGTACGTGCTCGGTCATGCCGAGGTGGCGCACGCGCAGCTGGAGTCGCTGCTGCCCGAGGTGCGCGAGCTCGACGATCCCATGCTCGCAGCCGAGGCCCTGCTGACGCAGGGCAAGGCGCTCATCGATCTGCGACGTCGAGGTGACGCCGCGGCCGTGCTCGGAGAGGCAGTGCGTGCGGCGCTGCGTGCCGATGCGGACGAGCTCGTGGTGGAGGCGTGGGGCCAGCAGGCGTGGGCGGTCGCGACGGGCGCGCAGATCGAGCACACGCGGATCCCCGAGGGCCGCGAGATCATCACAGCGATCGCCGAGCGACACGGCGACAGCCTCGCGACGCTGTCGCTGTACAACAACCTCGCCGGCGTCGAGCTGGCCGCGGGGCGCCGCAGCCTCGCGCAGCCGCTGTACGAGCGCATCCGCAAGCTCGCACCGGGGGTCTCCGGCCGCGCGGCACAGCGGACCCTCGCGCAGGCGCTGGTCGGCTCGATGGAGTTCGAGCGCGACCCGGCGGCGCGCGCTCGGCTGGGTGCCGAGGCGGTCGAGCGCATGCGTGCCGCCGCGGGCGACGGCCATCCGCGCACGTTGACGGTGCGGCGACTGGCCCTGAACTACCACGAGTCCCTCGACGAGGTGCTCAAGATGGTGCCGCCGCTGTGCGAGGACCTCCGCCGATTGGAGGGCCAGCGTGGGCGGAACCTCGCGGAGTGCGAGCGCTTCCGCGTGGTGCTGCACGTGCTCGCACGGGATCACGCCGCGGCGATGGCCGCCGCGCGGCGCTGGCTGGCCGCGCTCCCGTCCGATGGGCAGGCGCTGCCCGCTGCCTACGTCGCGCTGCTGCGCGGCGATGCGGTGACCGCCGAGCAGGGCTTCGCCGCGCTCGCGAAGCCGCTCGAGGCCGAGTCCCGGCGACCGTGGTGGTCCGATGCCGAGCTCGGTGAGCTGGAGGCCGCGATCGGTTGTGCTCGACGTGCGCAGGGGCGTGGCGACGAGGAAACATACTTCGAGCGGGCGCTCCACCATCTCGGCGGCGATGGTCAGCGCGAGGTCTCGGGCCATGGCCGTTGGATGATTCGATTTGCCACCGCGCTGCGCGACGGCGAGTTCTGCAGGCCGCGCGGCTGA